DNA from Ptychodera flava strain L36383 chromosome 15, AS_Pfla_20210202, whole genome shotgun sequence:
CTTAGGCCCCCCGGAATACTCCCTGCCTTGGCGGTGTGAGGGAGACAACAACCGTGTCTGCTGTCATGATCCACGTTagtgaatctctctctctctctctctctctctctctctctctctctctctctcctctctctctctctctcctctctctctctctctctctctctctctctctctctctctctctctctctctcgttttcCTCTTGTATTTCgctgtttttctgttttttccctgCTTTTATTTACTGGATTGGTGTAAAATTCGCCGTACTCTTTATTTCGAAGGTTTCGTGATGGTAATACACTGGGTAGACTGTCTTTGGCGAAAAATCAAGGCAACCTTCTACTGTCTCTCGGACAGACCTATAAGAATCACTTGCGTACTCCGCTTCTACTCGAATGGCACGGAGATAACTCGAGAAACCACACTGATACTGCCCGGTGAACCGTTCATAATGAAGGAGTTTACGGTGCCAAGCTGCTACGAAGACTACATACTTGAATGGAGAGTAAATACGAGTCCTCCCCACAGCGGCTATGTCGTCCTTTACCGATGTAAGTtattaattaatcaatcaattaatttaTTGATTCATTAATCATTACCGGTATTTATTTGTtgcgatgtatgtatgtatgtatgtatgtatgtatgtatgtatgtatgtatgtatgtatgtgtctatctGTCTCCCATCCATGTATTGTAAAGTtgtgaataataataaaaatgccGTAACTCCACAAATTGTTTATGTTCCTACCCTCTAATTGTACAATCTGCAAGTGATAGCCAGATCGACCAATGAAAGTTTTCTATCGAGCAAAGGGGTACCTAAGCGATGGAGCACACTATAGACTCATGTTGGCAATAGCCGGGTATACGTGCTTTGCATGAGTATTTCatgattaaattttttttttcttctcaggTGTCAACGGAGGTGGCAAGAAAGATCCACACATGCTGACATTCAGCGGAGTGAAGTACAACTTCCAGGGCTACTGTAGCTACACCTTGGTGAAGGACTGCAGGTCGAAGAGCCCTGCCTTCGACATAACCGCCGATTTCCGCGGACGCTACGAGCCCATGGAGCCACCGACGAGGATGGTCGCCGTCAGTACAACAGTGAACGGCCATGACACCTACACTTTCCGTGATGATCATTCTGTCCTGGTGAGTTTGAAGCTCTGTCTTTTGAAAGTATTGTCCCTCCCCTCAGTTTATTCCTGATATCCCGTTTCCAGACCGAGAAGGTAACCCAAAATCAGCCGTTATTTACTAACAGGGAATCTGTCAACAGTTTTGTGATTCGTGACAAATAAGTCAATTTGGAAGAAATATGTCGTCGCTCGATGCTGTTGCGCGCGCGGTGTGTTTAGTTTGTTGTTTCAGAATATTGATGTTATTACGAATATATGTATTAGAATATAAATGATTTATTGCTTGTTCTGACTTCGTCCGGCTGAACTGCTGTGTCTTGCTCACAACCTCGTATACGCTTCTGGCTCTACGTGCTTCACCGTCTTACACGCCCCGAATGTGAATAAGATTGCAAAACGCGCATCATTGAAGGAGCTAACGAAAACGAGATTTCGGGCGAAATAACACCCCCAACCTCCGGAGGTGTAGACGCCCTTTGATTAATGTTTTCGTACacactatcaacaacaacagagAACGCTTGAAATTACACACATGAACAATAACAGGTATATGCTTCGATTTAGTTCCTGATTTTCACCTCAATTATGCATCTTCTCTTGATAAGCTTTATACAAGATAGATGGATGATATTGGACTGTATGTGATGAACATTTGGTCGTGTACATATTGTTCGAATAATGGTCATGTTAAAGGGGCAACATTTTCATCAGCCCCGTCTCTAAACAAGCTCATGTACTAGACATAACTTTCAACACAGGAAACTCTGGCTCCCTGTTTGCTTGTTCATAGTTGTCTATTTATTATTTAGGcatcattatttccatatacaatAAAGAGTTAAGGGTGGGTATCAAGATAGGATGGTGATCGTGCAAGACATGAGTGTTTCACTTGCTCCTCATGGCAAAGATGGGGTATGCTGTATTTCATATAATGTTCTATTAAAAATTGTTTAGAGTATCATTGATGGACTTGTGAACAATTTGTATGTCACGTTCATCACACGCGAAGTTATGTAAGAAAAACGTGACATTTAATATCTGAGTGCTCATCAATGATCTCAGCTCCGTTTCATCATCACAAGACTGCCTTCTGAGTTGTTATTCTTTCTGACCGCAGCGCAACGGAAAGCTGGTACTTGAACGAGAACTCACCATCGCCGGCGGCGTGGGGCGCATAAAGGTTGAAGACGACAAAGTAGAACTCTCCCTCGGAAAGGAACAAGTTTCTCTGGCATGGGTCGCAAAGGACCACGCAGCCTCCGTCACCATCGGGAGCAA
Protein-coding regions in this window:
- the LOC139151656 gene encoding BMP-binding endothelial regulator protein-like, yielding MKQHTLQLIVILSLSVNLVLTEDSNQVSSDLSVKKRDAILEDCNPEYFGSRCIIDCPTQNVVPGECPLGKCCKPPENDSGCTVYDGDCTHPADCRGRSYTLPWLCTGGLVCCIPRTAQPQCGDGGRCIVDCPKENRIDGDCPGNRRHCCKSPTSDVACNKEFGNCVDRDDCLGPPEYSLPWRCEGDNNRVCCHDPRFVMVIHWVDCLWRKIKATFYCLSDRPIRITCVLRFYSNGTEITRETTLILPGEPFIMKEFTVPSCYEDYILEWRVNTSPPHSGYVVLYRCVNGGGKKDPHMLTFSGVKYNFQGYCSYTLVKDCRSKSPAFDITADFRGRYEPMEPPTRMVAVSTTVNGHDTYTFRDDHSVLRNGKLVLERELTIAGGVGRIKVEDDKVELSLGKEQVSLAWVAKDHAASVTIGSNEFAGKLCGMLGDGSRLMGHDLVKSDGSRTFNTTAFAESWMIPGSCP